Proteins encoded within one genomic window of Hevea brasiliensis isolate MT/VB/25A 57/8 chromosome 8, ASM3005281v1, whole genome shotgun sequence:
- the LOC110637920 gene encoding protein PELPK2-like codes for MASFKCLIFAAFFIALSFEVGLAARHLQQLPPSVPNFPKPTLPPLPSVPTLPQPTMPTNPSLPNPTLPPLPSLPTVPKLALPPLPNIPTIPTIPTIPSIPFLSPPPVRVEARHLLETTLPEVPELPKPELPKLPPLPNAELPPLPEVPTLLKPEIPTLPKPELPPFPHLPNELPKPTLPTIPILPKDVTPPQSTTSP; via the exons ATGGCTTCTTTCAAGTGCTTGATCTTTGCTGCATTCTTCATTGCTTTATCATTTGAAGTTGGCTTGGCTGCTCGTCATCTTCAGCAATTGCCACCTTCAGTACCAAATTTTCCAAAGCCTACACTGCCACCATTGCCTAGTGTTCCAACTCTTCCTCAGCCCACTATGCCTACAAACCCATCTCTGCCTAACCCTACACTGCCTCCACTTCCAAGCTTGCCTACTGTTCCGAAGCTTGCTTTGCCTCCATTGCCGAACATCCCCACAATCCCCACTATCCCAACAATTCCTTCCATCCCATTCCTTTCTCCACCACCTG TCAGGGTAGAGGCGCGTCATCTCCTGGAGACAACATTGCCTGAGGTACCTGAGCTTCCTAAACCTGAGTTGCCTAAGCTGCCACCACTGCCTAATGCTGAGCTTCCACCATTGCCTGAAGTTCCAACCTTGCTAAAACCTGAAATTCCTACTCTGCCAAAACCTGAATTGCCACCTTTTCCCCATCTTCCTAATGAGTTGCCCAAGCCCACATTGCCTACCATACCAATTCTTCCCAAGGACGTCACACCACCTCAGTCAACTACTAGTC